In Glandiceps talaboti chromosome 4, keGlaTala1.1, whole genome shotgun sequence, a single window of DNA contains:
- the LOC144434300 gene encoding carbonyl reductase [NADPH] 3-like translates to MVVLCTRSNTHLVYVTSTMADRVALVTGGNKGIGFAIVRALCKEFDGHVYLTARNEERGRKAVKALEDEGFHPHFHQLDITSQESIKKCRDFLEEKYGGLDTLVNNAAIAYKIDSQTPFPEQAKTTIECNFFGLLNTCKTLIPLLRPHSRVVHVASSSGTTALKRMSSELANTFKSKLTESQLLALMQQFVSDAQAGIHKKTGWADTAYGVSKLGVIALASIQLEQLEGDSREDIVLNTCCPGYVDTDMTSHKGKKTIDQGAETPVYLALLPPNVKQPQGDFIRDKTIINWRQ, encoded by the exons atggttgtaCTGTGTACACGTTCAAATACACACTTGGTATATGTAACATCTACCATGGCTGACCGAGTTGCATTG GTAACTGGTGGAAATAAAGGGATTGGCTTTGCCATAGTAAGAGCTTTGTGCAAGGAGTTTGATGGCCATGTCTACCTCACTGCCAGAAATGAAGAAAGAGGGAGAAAGGCAGTGAAAGCTCTTGAAGATGAAGGTTTTCATCCTCATTTTCACCAATTAGACATCACATCTCAAGAAAGCATCAAGAAATGCAGAGACTTTTTAGAAGAGAAATATGGAGGCTTGGACACCCTTGTAAATAATGCAGCCATAGCATACAAG ATAGACAGTCAAACACCCTTTCCTGAACAAGCCAAGACCACTATTGAATGTAATTTCTTTGGACTGctcaatacatgtaaaacattgaTTCCATTGCTTAGACCACATAGCAG AGTTGTACATGTGGCCAGTTCTTCTGGTACAACTGCATTGAAACGTATGAGCTCCGAGTTAGCAAATACATTTAAATCAAAACTGACAGAGTCACAGCTTCTAGCTCTAATGCAACAGTTTGTCAG TGATGCCCAGGCTGGAATACACAAGAAGACAGGCTGGGCTGATACTGCGTATGGTGTATCTAAGCTAGGTGTTATAGCCTTGGCCTCTATTCAGCTTGAACAACTAGAGGGTGATTCCAGGGAAGACATTGTTCTCAATACT tGTTGTCCAGGCTATGTGGACACTGATATGACAAGTCACAAAGGAAAGAAAACAATTGATCAAGGAGCTGAGACACCGGTCTATCTAGCATTACTACCACCCAATGTAAAACAACCTCAGGGGGACTTTATTAGAGataaaacaattatcaattgGAGGCAGtaa